Proteins encoded in a region of the Malaciobacter mytili LMG 24559 genome:
- a CDS encoding methyl-accepting chemotaxis protein: protein MLNNVTTRTKLMFFPVLFIVNIIVAGFLFSYFNGKVKHTAQAELETEIFIQDVLKGRISVYQFLRNPNDNTAQKVREDFKKLDDEVKALKGTLEVPENKKLCDDILGLSSDYIALFDNFSQKRIDELKLGIEKESSEVSAIVKKMAQTGLVLEDKLLVINKNAIALKNEADTNLNRALLVLAIFSAIVFVVFSIALSSMIVNTLNHFKDGLLSFFAFLNKESDNVKSLEANGKDEFAQMAKVVNENITKINEGLKKDNEAVKEALLIVEKAKLGYLNLQLTAKPNNPQLVQLSEALNSMIKNIKGNVDSISVVLKEFSNYKFTSKVDNKGMQGDMAALIDSVNFLTDEISGLLKQSLTIGLTLDEASDQLIINVDKLNTSANEAAASLEETAAALEEITSTIVNNSENVSKMSSYAQELSSSARNGQSLASKTTVAMDEINTQVTAINEAITVIDQIAFQTNILSLNAAVEAATAGEAGKGFAVVAQEVRNLASRSAEAAKEIKELVENATSKANEGKNISAEMISGYDKLLENIDKSTQMISEIASASKEQEAGITQINDAVTQLDQQTQQNAAIATQTHDIAVQTDTIAKEIVSDANAKEFLGKKEAKVEKVQTKKYEEPKAKYEASYEKDIYIDNKPKKQEVFVSKTKDDDEWESF, encoded by the coding sequence ATGTTAAATAATGTAACAACAAGAACGAAGTTGATGTTTTTTCCAGTATTATTTATTGTGAATATAATAGTAGCTGGCTTCTTATTTTCTTATTTTAATGGTAAAGTAAAACATACTGCACAAGCAGAACTTGAAACAGAGATTTTTATACAAGATGTATTAAAGGGAAGAATTTCTGTATATCAATTCTTACGAAATCCCAATGATAATACAGCTCAAAAAGTAAGAGAGGATTTTAAAAAGCTTGATGATGAAGTAAAAGCTTTAAAAGGAACATTAGAAGTTCCTGAAAATAAAAAACTTTGTGATGATATTTTAGGACTATCAAGTGACTATATAGCTTTATTTGATAATTTTTCACAAAAAAGAATTGATGAACTTAAGTTAGGAATTGAAAAAGAATCATCAGAGGTATCAGCTATTGTTAAAAAGATGGCTCAAACAGGTTTAGTTTTAGAAGATAAACTTTTAGTAATAAATAAAAATGCCATTGCTCTTAAAAATGAAGCAGATACAAATTTAAATAGGGCTTTATTGGTACTTGCAATTTTTTCTGCAATTGTATTTGTTGTTTTTTCTATCGCTTTATCTTCAATGATAGTTAATACATTAAATCATTTTAAAGATGGATTATTGTCATTTTTTGCTTTTTTAAATAAAGAAAGTGATAATGTAAAATCTTTAGAAGCAAATGGTAAAGATGAATTTGCACAAATGGCAAAAGTAGTAAATGAAAATATTACTAAAATCAATGAAGGCTTAAAAAAAGATAATGAAGCTGTAAAAGAGGCTTTATTAATAGTTGAAAAAGCGAAACTTGGATATTTAAATCTACAATTAACTGCAAAACCAAATAATCCTCAATTGGTTCAATTAAGTGAAGCTTTAAACTCAATGATTAAAAATATAAAAGGAAATGTTGATTCTATTTCTGTTGTATTAAAAGAGTTTAGTAATTATAAGTTTACAAGCAAAGTTGATAATAAAGGTATGCAAGGGGATATGGCAGCTTTAATTGATAGTGTGAACTTTCTTACAGATGAAATTTCTGGTTTATTAAAACAATCTTTAACTATTGGTCTTACATTAGATGAAGCTTCTGATCAATTAATTATAAATGTTGATAAATTAAATACAAGTGCAAATGAAGCAGCAGCTTCTTTAGAAGAAACAGCAGCGGCATTGGAAGAGATTACAAGTACTATTGTAAATAACTCTGAAAATGTATCAAAAATGAGTAGTTATGCACAAGAGTTAAGTAGCTCAGCAAGAAATGGACAAAGTTTAGCAAGTAAAACAACAGTAGCAATGGATGAGATAAATACTCAAGTAACAGCTATAAATGAAGCAATTACTGTAATTGATCAAATTGCTTTCCAAACAAATATTTTAAGTTTAAATGCTGCTGTTGAAGCAGCAACAGCAGGTGAGGCTGGTAAAGGGTTTGCCGTTGTTGCACAAGAGGTGAGAAATCTTGCTTCAAGAAGTGCAGAAGCAGCAAAAGAGATAAAAGAGCTAGTTGAAAATGCAACAAGTAAAGCAAATGAAGGTAAAAATATCAGTGCTGAGATGATAAGTGGGTATGATAAGTTACTTGAAAATATTGATAAATCTACACAAATGATAAGTGAAATTGCAAGTGCAAGTAAAGAGCAAGAAGCAGGAATTACACAAATCAATGATGCAGTAACACAATTAGACCAACAAACACAACAAAATGCAGCAATAGCAACACAAACACATGATATAGCAGTTCAAACTGATACAATTGCAAAAGAGATAGTAAGTGATGCAAATGCAAAAGAGTTTTTAGGTAAAAAAGAAGCAAAAGTTGAAAAAGTACAAACAAAAAAATATGAAGAGCCAAAGGCTAAATATGAAGCTTCATATGAAAAAGATATTTATATAGATAACAAACCAAAAAAACAAGAAGTATTTGTGTCTAAAACAAAAGATGATGATGAGTGGG
- a CDS encoding mechanosensitive ion channel family protein, giving the protein MLKVKILENKKYFADTINSIIDGKNSFKDKKYFIHLLDAQLKRLKRIDLSGFEKTYNEVITQEDPIASAFRDSFLVLSNQIKANKLIYNYLKTNMNEYRPSNFILDELSLKYVIKKIDTNKYIKNLSESLDYYFHISIGKIVILIAVFFIFMLINKKVLPFLAKILTEKLSKKIEVLNITILEIIPNSFRFTVSIIVYLFALQLSLFLLIEDAERINNLVPWFNTTYLAIFSFMFYRILTNYINQSSDRIFSQYPNMRKEMVDFILRIIKILILIFVALFLLVQLGFDIKAIIASLGIGGIAVALAAKDTLSNFFGSLNIITDNSFSQGDWIQAGNVEGTVVDIRMRTTRIRTFANGMITIPNAELANMAILNWSKRVIGRRIKMSIGVTYNSKMSDIENLVIDIRKMLQEHPAIASNKLNIDKKPYLLKKEDLMGIKNNLLVYIDEYASSSINILVYCFSRSPVWEEWLETKQDVIVKISQLVEKNNCAFAFPTQTIYLEKEEK; this is encoded by the coding sequence ATGCTAAAAGTAAAAATCTTAGAAAATAAAAAATATTTTGCAGATACTATTAACTCTATAATTGATGGTAAAAATTCTTTTAAAGATAAAAAATATTTTATTCATCTTTTAGATGCACAATTAAAAAGATTAAAAAGAATTGATTTAAGTGGTTTTGAAAAAACATATAATGAAGTAATAACACAAGAAGACCCTATTGCAAGTGCTTTTAGAGACTCTTTTTTAGTATTATCAAATCAAATTAAAGCAAATAAACTTATCTATAACTATTTAAAAACAAATATGAATGAATATAGACCAAGTAATTTTATACTTGATGAGTTAAGTTTAAAATATGTTATTAAAAAAATAGATACAAATAAATATATAAAAAATCTATCAGAGAGTTTGGATTACTATTTTCATATCTCTATTGGAAAAATAGTAATTTTAATTGCTGTATTTTTTATTTTTATGTTAATAAATAAAAAAGTTCTTCCTTTTTTAGCAAAAATTTTAACTGAAAAATTATCTAAAAAAATAGAAGTTTTAAATATAACTATTTTAGAGATTATTCCAAATAGTTTTAGATTTACAGTTTCTATTATAGTGTATCTTTTTGCACTGCAACTTTCACTATTTTTATTAATTGAAGATGCAGAAAGAATCAATAACTTAGTACCTTGGTTTAATACAACATATTTAGCAATATTTAGTTTTATGTTTTATAGAATTCTTACAAACTATATAAATCAATCTTCAGATAGGATATTTAGCCAATATCCAAATATGAGAAAAGAGATGGTTGATTTTATATTAAGAATTATAAAAATACTAATTCTTATTTTTGTTGCACTTTTCTTGTTGGTTCAATTAGGTTTTGATATAAAAGCTATTATTGCTTCTTTGGGAATAGGAGGTATTGCAGTAGCACTTGCAGCAAAAGATACTCTTTCTAACTTTTTTGGTTCATTAAATATTATTACAGATAACTCTTTTTCTCAAGGAGATTGGATACAAGCAGGAAATGTAGAAGGAACTGTTGTAGATATAAGAATGAGAACTACAAGAATTAGAACTTTTGCAAATGGTATGATTACTATTCCTAATGCAGAATTGGCAAATATGGCAATTTTAAACTGGTCAAAAAGGGTAATAGGAAGAAGAATTAAGATGTCTATTGGAGTTACTTATAATAGTAAAATGAGTGATATTGAAAATTTAGTTATTGATATTAGAAAAATGCTTCAAGAACACCCTGCAATTGCATCAAATAAACTAAATATAGATAAAAAGCCATATTTACTTAAAAAAGAGGATTTAATGGGAATTAAAAATAATCTTTTAGTATATATAGATGAATATGCAAGTAGTTCTATAAATATTTTAGTATATTGCTTTAGTAGAAGCCCAGTTTGGGAAGAGTGGTTAGAGACAAAACAAGATGTAATTGTAAAGATTTCACAATTAGTTGAAAAAAACAATTGTGCTTTTGCTTTCCCTACTCAAACTATTTATTTAGAAAAAGAAGAGAAATAA
- a CDS encoding Crp/Fnr family transcriptional regulator, whose product MKKYIKEYFSTFTDEMIEEILNICKMITYPKDKIVFYEGDKAFNLFLLVDGEICVYKTNENGSTQVLRYFKPLCLIAELANVDEIPYPATGKCEKESKVIIIDYKKYITLFENKEEMLLAQKVLMDSISKKLYYHVNLNSFRPIRKLSILEQVVSLILEDISILNEKKHWKVAQDLGISAESLSRTLTKLKEQKLISMDEYNTLSILNRQKLKSYLIK is encoded by the coding sequence ATGAAAAAATATATAAAAGAGTATTTTTCTACTTTTACTGATGAGATGATAGAAGAGATTCTTAATATTTGCAAAATGATTACTTATCCCAAAGATAAAATTGTTTTTTATGAAGGGGATAAGGCTTTTAATCTTTTTTTATTAGTTGATGGAGAAATTTGTGTTTATAAAACAAATGAAAATGGTTCTACGCAAGTTTTAAGATATTTTAAACCCTTATGTTTAATAGCTGAACTTGCCAATGTAGATGAAATACCATATCCAGCCACTGGCAAATGTGAAAAAGAATCTAAAGTTATCATAATAGATTATAAAAAGTATATTACTCTTTTTGAAAATAAAGAGGAAATGCTTTTAGCTCAAAAAGTATTAATGGATTCAATTTCTAAAAAACTTTATTATCATGTAAATTTAAATAGTTTTAGACCTATTCGAAAACTATCAATTTTAGAACAAGTTGTAAGTTTGATTTTGGAAGATATTTCTATATTAAATGAAAAAAAACATTGGAAAGTTGCACAAGATTTGGGTATATCTGCTGAAAGTTTATCAAGAACTCTAACAAAATTAAAAGAGCAAAAATTAATTAGTATGGATGAATACAATACCTTATCAATTTTAAATAGACAAAAGCTAAAAAGCTATTTAATAAAGTAA
- a CDS encoding nitrous oxide reductase accessory protein NosL, producing the protein MRIFLYCLFFVNFVFATPISLVGKKYEDLKLKQESCPIKKVSISKHKLWLGYVQFNNGVVVALSSPKYTFAYSLQNKKEDIYKVYITDYKTGKIIDSQTAFYVFGSKIMSVGGDDIIPFSKKVDAQDFLEKQSGKKIYSIDRMTANFINYLELR; encoded by the coding sequence ATGAGAATTTTTTTATATTGTTTATTTTTTGTAAATTTTGTTTTTGCAACACCTATTTCTTTAGTTGGTAAAAAGTATGAAGATTTAAAGCTTAAGCAAGAGAGTTGTCCTATAAAAAAAGTATCTATTTCTAAACATAAATTATGGTTAGGCTATGTACAGTTTAATAATGGAGTAGTTGTTGCACTAAGTTCACCTAAATATACTTTTGCTTACTCTTTACAAAATAAAAAAGAGGATATTTATAAGGTTTATATAACTGATTATAAAACTGGAAAAATTATTGATTCACAAACTGCTTTTTATGTATTTGGAAGTAAGATTATGTCTGTTGGTGGAGATGATATTATTCCTTTTTCAAAAAAAGTAGATGCACAAGATTTTTTAGAAAAGCAAAGTGGTAAAAAAATTTATAGCATTGATAGAATGACTGCAAATTTTATTAATTATTTAGAACTAAGATAA
- a CDS encoding ABC transporter permease, whose amino-acid sequence MKNLILVFSTDIKESLRSKWFLFYTLVFGGIIALFFITGVTESRVQGFSGLSRVLLIFIEICIVIVPIFILINTVRTIAADRDSNVLEYLLSFPISLKEYFFGKILGKLFSTTLPILGALALALVWSIFKSVQIPWEVFFYFILLIISVNICFLGFSFFISSLVKTQEIALAIAFFLWLFFLAFLDILLIGALIKTTANAELIYSIALVNPLQVFRIGAIVLFDPQLSVIGPASYFILDEFGKNFLMVYCLVYPILLGCIFSFIGYKIFKKKDLV is encoded by the coding sequence ATGAAAAATTTAATTTTAGTTTTTTCAACTGATATAAAAGAGTCTTTGCGTTCTAAATGGTTTTTATTTTATACTTTAGTTTTTGGAGGAATTATTGCCCTATTTTTTATTACAGGTGTAACTGAATCAAGGGTACAAGGTTTTAGTGGACTAAGTAGAGTTTTACTTATTTTTATAGAAATTTGTATAGTTATAGTTCCAATTTTTATTTTAATAAATACTGTAAGAACAATTGCAGCAGATAGAGATAGTAATGTATTAGAGTATCTTTTATCTTTTCCTATTTCTTTAAAAGAGTATTTTTTTGGGAAAATTTTAGGAAAGCTATTTAGTACTACTCTTCCTATTTTAGGAGCATTAGCTCTTGCTTTAGTTTGGAGTATTTTTAAAAGTGTACAAATTCCTTGGGAAGTGTTTTTTTACTTTATTTTATTGATTATTTCAGTAAATATATGTTTTTTAGGTTTTAGTTTTTTTATTTCAAGTTTAGTAAAAACACAAGAAATCGCCCTTGCAATTGCATTTTTTTTATGGCTTTTTTTCTTGGCTTTTTTAGATATTTTATTAATAGGTGCTTTAATTAAAACCACTGCAAATGCAGAACTAATTTATAGTATAGCTTTAGTAAATCCTCTACAAGTTTTTAGAATAGGAGCTATTGTTTTATTTGACCCTCAACTTTCAGTTATTGGTCCTGCAAGTTATTTTATTTTAGATGAATTTGGAAAAAACTTTTTAATGGTTTATTGTCTTGTTTATCCAATCTTATTAGGATGTATTTTTAGTTTTATTGGATATAAAATTTTTAAAAAGAAGGATTTAGTATGA
- a CDS encoding nitrous oxide reductase accessory protein NosL: protein MKKYNYLILLLLVFFSMGCEVKVDTTAKEIKWDREICQRCKMIISNRNYAVQIINPTNGERFYFDDIGCMVVWFKEEKLNWENEAIIYISDATTGEWLNAKEAYWVYGAITPMAFGFSAYKFEVEGKTNHKFSYVKEKILGSL from the coding sequence ATGAAAAAATATAACTATTTAATATTATTACTTTTAGTTTTTTTTAGTATGGGCTGTGAAGTAAAAGTTGATACTACTGCAAAAGAGATAAAGTGGGATAGGGAAATTTGCCAAAGATGTAAGATGATAATAAGCAATAGAAATTATGCAGTTCAAATTATCAATCCTACAAATGGGGAAAGATTTTATTTTGATGATATTGGTTGTATGGTAGTATGGTTTAAAGAAGAAAAACTAAATTGGGAAAATGAAGCTATTATTTATATCTCTGATGCAACAACAGGAGAGTGGTTAAATGCAAAAGAGGCTTATTGGGTATATGGAGCTATTACTCCTATGGCTTTTGGATTTAGTGCTTATAAGTTTGAAGTTGAAGGAAAAACTAATCATAAGTTTTCATATGTAAAAGAAAAAATATTAGGAAGTTTATAA
- a CDS encoding ABC transporter ATP-binding protein → MIKINNLTKKFANQISLDNVSLELNKGENIIIMGQNGAGKTTLIRSILGQYLPTKGEILIANKDPFKDRVNTLNLIGFVPQLPPPIRLTVEELILYAKVSSNVNIDDIFRLCKKMDLDLQSHLKKVFFKLSGGMKQKLLISIAIAKNPDIFIFDEPTANLDPKGREMFYSLLEEYNEKKLMIFVSHRIDEVSHIVNRKIQMDLGKVISDEKI, encoded by the coding sequence ATGATAAAAATAAATAATCTAACAAAAAAATTTGCCAATCAAATCTCTTTAGATAATGTCTCTTTAGAGTTAAATAAAGGTGAAAACATAATTATTATGGGGCAAAATGGTGCAGGTAAAACCACACTTATAAGAAGTATTTTAGGGCAATATTTACCAACTAAAGGAGAGATTTTAATAGCTAATAAAGACCCTTTTAAAGATAGGGTAAATACTTTAAATCTTATAGGCTTTGTTCCTCAGCTTCCTCCTCCTATTAGATTAACAGTAGAAGAACTTATCTTATATGCTAAAGTTTCAAGCAATGTAAATATAGATGATATTTTTAGACTTTGTAAAAAAATGGATTTGGATTTACAAAGTCATTTAAAAAAAGTCTTTTTTAAACTCTCAGGGGGAATGAAACAAAAATTATTAATATCAATTGCTATTGCTAAAAATCCTGATATTTTTATATTTGATGAACCAACTGCAAACTTAGACCCAAAGGGTAGAGAGATGTTTTACTCTTTACTTGAAGAGTACAATGAAAAAAAACTTATGATTTTTGTAAGTCATAGAATAGATGAGGTTTCTCATATTGTAAATAGAAAAATACAAATGGATTTAGGAAAGGTAATTAGTGATGAAAAAATATAA
- a CDS encoding NapH/MauN family ferredoxin-type protein, protein MNKYNTRATIETVSFFDTFISTSKDGKKRLGIRFYRWLSVILIHLIFFLSYNIDLQVLEGTLSGSRFLGFHLIDPFITLEVFLAHHKIPINLIIGTATIVIVYLLIGGRAYCSWVCPYTIIGEIAEKIHRKLLKAKLIKSYSFNEKIKYIFWFIFLLLSFISGYLVFETFNIVGILSRAIVYGYSVALSLVLAVFLVEVFFSQRAWCRYICPIGTTYALIGWPSATKIVWDDKCDHCQVCSNVCLVPHVLEITKKNANNKNEKESFILSGDCTLCGRCIEVCHQDALRYETKLKKLI, encoded by the coding sequence ATGAATAAATATAATACAAGAGCTACAATAGAAACTGTGTCCTTTTTTGATACTTTTATTAGTACTTCTAAAGATGGGAAAAAGAGATTGGGCATTAGATTTTATAGATGGCTTAGTGTAATTTTAATACACCTTATTTTTTTTCTTTCTTATAATATTGATTTACAAGTTTTAGAAGGAACTTTAAGTGGCTCTAGGTTTTTAGGATTTCATTTAATTGATCCTTTTATAACTTTAGAGGTTTTTTTAGCTCATCATAAAATACCAATAAATCTAATAATAGGTACAGCAACAATAGTAATAGTTTACCTTCTAATTGGAGGTAGAGCTTACTGTTCTTGGGTATGTCCTTATACTATTATAGGAGAAATTGCTGAAAAAATACATAGAAAACTTTTAAAAGCAAAACTTATAAAATCATATAGTTTTAATGAAAAAATAAAATATATTTTTTGGTTTATTTTTTTATTACTTAGTTTTATTAGTGGATATTTAGTTTTTGAAACTTTTAATATTGTAGGTATTTTAAGTAGGGCTATTGTTTATGGATATAGTGTAGCTTTATCTTTGGTTTTAGCTGTTTTTTTAGTAGAAGTGTTTTTTTCACAAAGGGCTTGGTGTAGATATATTTGTCCTATTGGAACTACATATGCTTTAATTGGTTGGCCTAGTGCTACTAAAATAGTTTGGGATGATAAATGTGATCATTGTCAGGTTTGTAGTAATGTATGTTTAGTACCTCATGTTCTTGAAATTACTAAAAAAAATGCAAATAATAAAAATGAAAAAGAAAGCTTTATTTTAAGTGGTGATTGTACTTTGTGTGGAAGATGCATAGAAGTATGTCATCAAGATGCTTTAAGATATGAAACTAAATTAAAGAAGTTAATATGA
- a CDS encoding c-type cytochrome, whose translation MSINRVIALILATLIIVLMGYLISQESTNVVVEKKQISQEKPIAKVVIKSEEEQKLEDLKKQAGSTLKVSNLYVVRCSSCHGKKGEGTRVAPSIMGKSQEYILKKLDDYKNDRVSNSLMKGLLNNATALQLEELAKEISNFK comes from the coding sequence ATGAGTATAAATAGAGTAATTGCACTAATACTAGCAACTCTTATTATTGTACTAATGGGATATTTAATTTCACAAGAAAGTACAAATGTAGTTGTTGAAAAAAAGCAAATATCACAAGAAAAACCTATAGCTAAAGTAGTTATAAAAAGTGAAGAGGAGCAAAAGCTAGAGGATTTAAAAAAACAAGCTGGTTCTACATTAAAAGTAAGTAATTTATATGTAGTTAGATGTTCTTCATGTCATGGGAAAAAAGGTGAAGGTACAAGAGTGGCTCCAAGTATTATGGGAAAATCTCAAGAGTATATTTTAAAAAAACTTGATGATTATAAAAATGATAGGGTTTCTAATTCTTTAATGAAAGGATTATTAAATAATGCTACTGCTTTACAGTTGGAAGAACTTGCTAAAGAGATTTCAAATTTTAAATAG
- a CDS encoding c-type cytochrome — translation MKYLLFLITLVFLFSGCEEKQTKETTTTQAVEQTPKIKIIEGEKIKEENPFITYDLDGNKKVSISPDGVETNLTKEIAALATIKNNYERLNIAILSKSLSKNYIVKCSACHDDYANGVVGPSLIEKSEKEISDMIKAYRAKTKVNELMKYLVSQMDDKEIESLAKEISNLNKEIQRQKDEYK, via the coding sequence ATGAAATATTTACTATTTTTAATAACATTAGTTTTTTTATTTAGTGGTTGTGAAGAGAAGCAAACAAAAGAAACAACAACTACTCAAGCAGTAGAACAAACTCCTAAAATTAAGATAATTGAGGGAGAAAAAATAAAAGAGGAAAATCCTTTTATTACTTATGATTTAGATGGTAATAAAAAAGTTAGTATCTCTCCTGATGGTGTTGAAACAAACTTAACAAAAGAAATAGCAGCTTTAGCAACTATTAAAAATAACTATGAAAGGTTAAATATAGCTATTTTGTCAAAGTCTTTAAGTAAAAACTATATTGTTAAATGTTCAGCATGTCATGATGATTATGCAAATGGAGTAGTGGGTCCTTCTTTAATAGAAAAGAGTGAAAAAGAGATAAGTGATATGATAAAAGCATATAGAGCTAAAACAAAAGTTAATGAGCTAATGAAATATCTAGTTTCTCAAATGGATGATAAAGAGATTGAATCTTTAGCAAAAGAGATTTCTAATTTAAATAAAGAGATACAAAGGCAAAAAGATGAGTATAAATAG
- a CDS encoding 4Fe-4S dicluster domain-containing protein gives MKDRRDFVKLGVGTLFFGSVFSSGIYLFPKLNAKTNFLRPPGALDEKDFLSTCIKCGQCVQVCPYHTLSLLDINTGSSAGTPYVDARQRGCYLCDLLPCVLACPSGSLNHAITEAKDVKMGVAVLKNPNKCLALLNEKVTKEHIEEILTHSNKNEREEKVLKDVQSYVGKACTICADLCPYLEKEKAIKMMQDKQGRWYPEVRSECVGCGVCEELCPSKDEAAIVIVPRAEYKEIYG, from the coding sequence ATGAAAGATAGAAGAGATTTTGTTAAATTAGGAGTAGGAACACTTTTTTTTGGTTCTGTATTTTCTTCAGGAATATATCTTTTTCCTAAGTTAAATGCAAAAACAAACTTTTTAAGACCTCCTGGGGCATTAGATGAGAAAGATTTTTTATCTACTTGTATTAAATGTGGGCAGTGTGTTCAAGTATGCCCTTATCATACTTTATCACTACTTGATATAAATACTGGAAGTAGTGCGGGAACTCCTTATGTTGATGCAAGACAAAGAGGTTGTTATTTATGTGATCTACTTCCTTGTGTATTAGCTTGTCCAAGTGGCTCTTTAAACCATGCCATAACAGAAGCAAAAGATGTAAAAATGGGAGTTGCAGTTTTAAAAAATCCAAATAAATGTTTGGCTTTATTAAATGAAAAAGTAACTAAAGAGCATATAGAAGAGATTTTAACTCATTCAAATAAAAATGAAAGAGAAGAAAAAGTTTTAAAAGATGTGCAAAGTTATGTGGGCAAAGCCTGTACGATATGTGCTGATTTATGCCCTTATTTAGAAAAAGAAAAAGCTATAAAAATGATGCAGGATAAACAAGGTCGTTGGTATCCTGAGGTTAGAAGTGAATGTGTAGGTTGTGGTGTATGTGAGGAGTTATGTCCTTCAAAAGATGAAGCTGCTATTGTAATAGTTCCAAGAGCAGAATATAAGGAGATATATGGATGA
- the nosD gene encoding nitrous oxide reductase family maturation protein NosD encodes MKQLLLVICLTIASFASPLQEAINKASEGSIIQLQKGEYYGNIVINKPLTIDGLDKSAKIVGDGKGTVITINSSNVTLKNLTIKGSGSSHEKIDSAILAQNVNNIKIKNNHIEDSLFGINFQKVNRSLIIDNFITSKNYDLGLRGDAIRLWYSHDNQLLSNKIYKSRDFVIWYSSGNVIEQNHGSYNRYSLHFMYAGRNLVQNNLFEHSSVGIFFMYSSGTTAINNTIKNSTGAFGVGIGMKDSSNFTLIDNKIIYNARGIYIDQSPFQPNTTNIYKNNKILYNSSAIQFQALREKNIFQENIIKGNMEPIVNDSPRNNLSLNLWHRNYWDNYEGFDRNKDGVGDIPFNHYIYADKLWLYNPNVKFFYGSVVIDLLNFLAKFAPFSEPSLLASDNEPLIQWSQKDER; translated from the coding sequence ATGAAACAACTTCTTTTAGTAATATGTTTAACTATAGCATCTTTTGCATCCCCACTTCAAGAAGCTATAAATAAAGCTTCAGAGGGTTCTATTATTCAACTTCAAAAAGGTGAATATTATGGAAATATAGTAATAAATAAACCCTTAACAATAGATGGCTTAGATAAAAGTGCAAAAATAGTTGGAGATGGTAAGGGTACAGTTATTACTATTAATAGTTCAAATGTTACATTAAAAAATCTAACAATTAAAGGAAGTGGTAGTAGCCATGAAAAAATTGATAGTGCCATTTTGGCCCAAAATGTAAATAATATTAAAATAAAAAATAATCATATTGAAGACTCTTTATTTGGAATAAATTTTCAAAAAGTAAATAGGTCTTTAATTATTGATAACTTTATTACTTCTAAAAATTATGATTTGGGCTTAAGAGGTGATGCTATTAGGTTGTGGTATAGCCATGATAATCAACTTCTTAGTAATAAAATTTATAAATCAAGAGATTTTGTTATTTGGTATTCAAGTGGAAATGTTATTGAACAAAATCATGGAAGTTATAATAGATACTCTTTACACTTTATGTATGCAGGTAGAAACTTAGTTCAAAACAATCTTTTTGAGCATAGTTCAGTTGGGATATTTTTTATGTATAGTAGTGGAACAACTGCTATTAATAATACTATTAAAAATTCAACTGGTGCTTTTGGGGTTGGAATAGGGATGAAGGATAGTTCTAATTTTACTTTAATAGATAATAAGATTATTTATAATGCAAGAGGTATTTATATAGACCAATCTCCTTTTCAACCAAATACTACAAATATCTATAAGAATAATAAAATCCTTTATAATTCAAGTGCAATTCAATTTCAAGCTTTAAGAGAAAAAAATATTTTTCAAGAAAATATTATCAAAGGGAATATGGAACCTATAGTAAATGATTCTCCAAGAAATAATTTAAGTTTAAATCTTTGGCATAGGAACTATTGGGATAATTATGAAGGCTTTGATAGAAATAAAGATGGTGTTGGAGATATTCCTTTTAATCACTATATTTATGCAGATAAGTTGTGGTTATATAACCCAAATGTTAAATTCTTTTATGGTTCAGTGGTAATTGATTTATTGAATTTTTTAGCAAAATTTGCACCTTTTTCAGAGCCTTCTTTATTAGCAAGTGATAATGAACCTTTAATACAATGGAGCCAAAAAGATGAAAGATAG